In Hugenholtzia roseola DSM 9546, the genomic stretch AAGCCGATTGGTAGCGGTCTTCTGAATTTTTTTCTAAAAGTTTCATCACCATATCCGAAAGCACGCGCGGCACAGAGGCATTGATTTGGTGAATGGGCGTAGGGCGATGCGCCAAATGACAATGCACCAATTCTATCGAATCTTTGGCTTGAAAAGGGAGCTTACCCGCCAAGACTTCATAAAAGGCAATCCCCAGCGAATACAAATCGGAGCGATAATCTACATTGCGATTCATGCGCCCTGTCTGTTCGGGCGAAATGTAGGCAAGTGTGCCTTCTAAGGCATCAGGATTTTTTAGGTCTTGTATGCGCGTATCGATGTGTGAGGAGATACCAAAGTCTATGATTTTAATTTGATGACTTTTTAAATCAACTAAGATATTATTGCTATTGATGTCTTTGTGTATGATATGATGCTGATGAATTTCGCCTAAACTATGCGCAATATTGATGGCTATTTTTAGAAAATCGCGGAACGTCCATTGTTGTTCGGCAAAGGTCTTTTTGAGTGTCGTGCCTGCAAAGTATTCTAAAATAAGGGCAGGGCGGTTGTTGATGCGGTCTTTCTTGTAGGCTTTCCGTATGCCTGCGAGGGCTAAATCTTTTGTAAATTCGTATTCATTATTAAACTGCACAATCTGGGAAGGGCTGGGAAAATCATTTTTCAATACCTTGACCACCACAGGTGTCCCATACTCACTCTGCTCGCGATAATAGATAATAGAATTTACGCCTTCAAAAAGAATTTTTGGGGCAGTGGCAGGCTCATACATAGTATTTCGTAAGACTGTGCGTGTTGAATTGGGAATATTAGCTTTTTTTCATATAACGCTTGATGTTGCCAAATGTTGAAGGCACAAGCACAATATTTTGGTTTTCAATAGCTAAGATACGCATTTTTTTTGAAAAGCCTCGCTTTTGCCAAATTTTTTCTATAAAGAAAACCCTGATAGTCTTTTTTCTTAAAAAAACATCAGGGTCGGTGCAAGTGGGTAGTATTTTTCAAATAGATGCCGTTATTCAGCTGATTCAGCCACTAATTTTTTCAAGACTTCGTAATACTCGGCTTCATCACCGGGATTGTAGGAGGCATGCTGCCAGACCACTTTTCCGTTCTTGTCTAAAATGAACGTGTGGGGCATATTTTGCACCCCTAAGGCGCGTTTTAGTTCGCCGTTTTCGTCGTTGAAGACCTCAAATTCCCAATTCTTGCCATTTACAATCGTCGGGATACGGGTACGACTACGCGCGTCGTCTGTTGAAATTGCCAACAATTTCACGCCTGTTTCTTCCTGCCAATCCTGATATTCTTCGTTGATGGCGGTCAGTTCGCTGATGCAGGGTTTGCACCAAGTAGCCCAAAAGCTAATAATGGTAGGAGCATCTTTGTTGATGTAGTCTTGGATATTGACCGTATTGCCGTCGATGTCTTTGATGGAAATGGCAGGAATTTCGAGTTTTTCTATTTGCGCCTTTGCCGAAAAAGCAAAAAGGAAGCAGAAAAGCCCAAAGGTAGAAGCCAAGAGATGGCTTTTGAAAGGCGTGTTTGCCCAATTAAATTTTGAAAGTAGCATAGGAAACTTGTGATTTGAAAGGTAAAAAGAAAGGTGGGAAATACGTCTGTTTTGACAGCCCAAAGATAGCTTTTTCAAAAATGTATCCAAAAAATGAGGGCAAATCGGTATCTTTGCAGGTGCAAATCAAAATCCTTTGCTCTGCCAAAATGCTTAGGGAGAGAAATTTATTGTAGAAAAGAACTTTGTTTTTAGCCTATGCGCCAAATTACGTACACCCTTGCGCCTGAAATTGCCCTCGATACGACTCTTTTCGAGGCGTATGTGCGTCAGGATTTGAAAATTTCTGCCGACGCGCCTTGTTTTATCCGCCAAGCCAAGCGTTCCATTGATGCTCGAAAAGCCCCTGTCAAGGTCGTTGTCGAAACGCAGGTTTTTGAGAATGAGCCTATCAAAGAGCGCGTTTCCTATCAAAGGTCGTATCCCAATGTAGCGGGTGCGGCACAGGCGATTGTCGTAGGGGCAGGACCGGCAGGCATGTTTGCGGCTTTGCGCCTAATAGAATTGGGCATCAAACCGATTTTGATAGAGCGCGGCAAAGATGTAAAAAATCGCACCGAAGACATCGCCAACATTAGCCGTAGGCACTTAGTAAATCCTGAATCGAATTACTGTTTTGGCGAGGGCGGAGCGGGTACTTATTCCGATGGCAAACTTTACACGCGCTCGAAAAAGAGAGGCGACTGGCGTAGGATTTTAGAAATTTTTGTAGCACATGGCGCAAGTGAGGATATTTTGGTAGAAGCACACCCCCATATTGGAACAAACAAACTGCCTCGTATTGTAGCCGAAATCAGAAAAAGCATCATAGAAGCAGGCGGTGAAGTGCATTTCAATACCAAAGTCATAGATTTGATATTAGACCAAGAAGAAGCAAAAGGCGTAGTTTTGGAGAGTGGCGAAAAAATAAAAGGCATAGGCATTATTTTAGCCACAGGACATTCGGCGCGTGATATTTTCGAACTTTTAGACCGAAAAAAAATAGAGATAGAGGCAAAACCTTTCGCCTTGGGGGTGCGAATAGAACACCGTCAGAGTCTTATCGATAGCATACAATATCACCGTCCTGAAAGGGGTTTGCTTCCTGCGGCTTCTTATGCTTTGGTGGAGCAGGTTGCGTTTAAAGGGCAGGAAAAAGGCGTTTTTTCGTTCTGCATGTGTCCAGGGGGCTTTATCGTTCCTTCGGCTACGGAGGCAGGCGAAGTGGTGGTCAATGGCATGTCGCCTTCGCGCCGCAATTCTAAATATGCCAATTCGGGAATTGTCGTGGCGGTAGAGCCTGCCGATTTATATAAGTTGGAAAAGCCCTATCAGACCTTTGGCAATTTGGCTGCCCTGCGCTTCCAACAAGACATCGAGCGAAAAGCCTGCGCCTTAGCTGGTGGCACACAGGCTGCCCCTGCCCAATT encodes the following:
- a CDS encoding peroxiredoxin family protein; the encoded protein is MLLSKFNWANTPFKSHLLASTFGLFCFLFAFSAKAQIEKLEIPAISIKDIDGNTVNIQDYINKDAPTIISFWATWCKPCISELTAINEEYQDWQEETGVKLLAISTDDARSRTRIPTIVNGKNWEFEVFNDENGELKRALGVQNMPHTFILDKNGKVVWQHASYNPGDEAEYYEVLKKLVAESAE
- a CDS encoding NAD(P)/FAD-dependent oxidoreductase is translated as MRQITYTLAPEIALDTTLFEAYVRQDLKISADAPCFIRQAKRSIDARKAPVKVVVETQVFENEPIKERVSYQRSYPNVAGAAQAIVVGAGPAGMFAALRLIELGIKPILIERGKDVKNRTEDIANISRRHLVNPESNYCFGEGGAGTYSDGKLYTRSKKRGDWRRILEIFVAHGASEDILVEAHPHIGTNKLPRIVAEIRKSIIEAGGEVHFNTKVIDLILDQEEAKGVVLESGEKIKGIGIILATGHSARDIFELLDRKKIEIEAKPFALGVRIEHRQSLIDSIQYHRPERGLLPAASYALVEQVAFKGQEKGVFSFCMCPGGFIVPSATEAGEVVVNGMSPSRRNSKYANSGIVVAVEPADLYKLEKPYQTFGNLAALRFQQDIERKACALAGGTQAAPAQLMVDFVEKRLSQSLLDTSYQPGLVSVKMDEVLPAFIAERLRKGFIAFGRKMKGYLTNEAQIVGVESRTSSPVRIPREAQSREHTQIKRLFPSGEGAGYAGGIASAAIDGERCAEMLVALYAKK